The following are encoded together in the Streptomyces sp. NBC_01465 genome:
- a CDS encoding cytochrome P450, which translates to MVTDRTTRPPGLFDAGLDRDPYPVYRLLREQHPLFRDVRLGVWVVSRYADVAAALTDPRLVRGRSSRCCEPGDPTCAGASSPGGQREIAERTAYVLAARLGGRRDADLVGEFCRWLPAGVLATASRLPYEDFARLRVATTERALASLLANLLDHPAQLAAVRAAPGLIPRAWAESLRRNPPVHVLVRTAVRDVPLAGGTVPAGATLACLVGAAGRDPDRFANPDRFDLHRSDTGQLTADCPAALQAQYGVRALLDAMPGLRYVDGFRPVETGLFTRSPRSLLVRPE; encoded by the coding sequence ATGGTCACGGACCGGACCACGCGACCGCCCGGGCTCTTCGACGCCGGGCTCGACCGCGATCCGTACCCCGTCTACCGCCTCCTGCGCGAGCAGCATCCCCTCTTCCGGGACGTGCGGCTCGGGGTCTGGGTGGTGAGCCGGTACGCCGACGTGGCCGCCGCCCTCACCGATCCGCGCCTCGTGCGCGGGCGGTCCAGCCGGTGCTGCGAGCCCGGTGACCCGACCTGCGCCGGAGCGTCGTCGCCCGGCGGGCAGCGGGAGATCGCCGAGCGGACCGCCTATGTGCTGGCCGCGCGGCTGGGCGGGCGCAGGGATGCCGATCTGGTGGGCGAGTTCTGCCGGTGGCTGCCCGCCGGGGTGCTCGCCACGGCCTCGCGGCTGCCGTACGAGGACTTCGCCCGGCTGCGGGTCGCCACCACCGAGCGCGCGCTGGCCTCGCTCCTCGCCAACCTCCTCGACCACCCGGCCCAGCTCGCCGCCGTACGCGCCGCACCCGGGCTGATCCCGCGCGCCTGGGCGGAGTCGCTGCGCCGCAATCCGCCCGTCCACGTCCTGGTGCGCACGGCGGTGCGCGACGTCCCGCTGGCCGGCGGGACCGTGCCCGCCGGGGCGACCCTCGCCTGCCTCGTCGGGGCGGCCGGGCGCGACCCCGACCGGTTCGCGAACCCCGACCGCTTCGACCTCCACCGGTCCGACACCGGGCAGCTCACCGCGGACTGCCCGGCCGCGCTCCAGGCGCAGTACGGGGTGCGCGCCCTCCTCGACGCCATGCCGGGGCTCCGCTACGTCGACGGGTTCCGGCCTGTCGAGACGGGGCTGTTCACGCGCTCACCCCGGAGTCTGCTCGTACGGCCCGAGTGA